The nucleotide sequence GAGAGGTCTGCTGTCGGGAAGAGGGTCAGCCCGGTGCTGAAAGCGTCGGTGTCGTACTGCTGGTAGGCCGGGTTGGGAAAGGCGCCCGGCTGGGCGGGATCGTCGTTGAACTCGCTTTGCGTCAGGGTGCTGCCGTAGGCGGCGTCGATACGGCTTGCCTGCGCGCCGAGGCGGAACTCGAAAAGGTCACCCGGCGTCAAGGCCAGATCGAAGGTGCCGTTGGCCAGCTGCTGCTCGTCACGGTTCTGCGCCGTATCGATGTGGCGTGTGCCGGCGGTGTGGTAGGCTTCACCGGAGGCGGAAACCGTCAGAAGGTCGTCGCTGTGGCCGACCCGGAATGCTGCGTCGTAGGTGCCGTAGAGACCGCCGTAGAAACTGACTTCCTTCGTATTGTCGTTTCTGGTGACGATATGGATCGCCCCGGCACTGGCACCGTCGCCGCCGAGGACGATCCCTCCGCCCTTGACGATCTCGAGGCGTTCGATGTCGGCGGGGGCGATGGAGCTGAGCAGCTGCGGGACCATGTCGACGTTGTTGAGCCGGCGGCCGTTAAGGGTGACGACGATGTTCTGGTAGCCGTTCTCGATGCCGTAGCCGTGCAGGTCGAGGCGCTGGGCCATCGGGTTGCCGTAGGAGGGCAGTGCAAAGAGGGAGGTCTGCAGGGTGATGAACTCGTAGAGTGACCGGGCATGGCTCTTTTCGATCTCCTCGGCCGTATAGACCTCGACACTGTCGGCGGCGTTGAGCTCGGTGCTGTGCAGGGGGCTGGAAGTGACGGTCAGCGCTTCGAGGGTGATGCCTTGGGCGTTGAGGGCAGAGCCTGCGAGGGCTGCCGCGGCGAGGGAGAGTGCAATTTTTTTCATAGGGTTCCTTTGGAAATGGATAAGGGGGTCAGGGGGTAGGGCACTGCGGGCGGCGACAGGGTCGAACGGGTATAGCGGAAGGGGTTTCGGGCACGACGTGGGCGGTTATGGCTGCGCAGGTGTCTGCAGGCAAGGCGGTGAAAATGGAGGTTGCAATGGCAGGGGCGGTGCCGGCCGCCGGGAAGCTCCGTCGTGGCGGGTTCCAGTGCCGCCTCGTCCTCTTCGAGACACGCCTCGTCGTCGCTTTCGTCACTGACCATGCCGTGGTGCGCAAGGGTGCGGTTCTCACGGTGCTCCAGGGTGGTGACGGCACTGTAGGCCTGGATGGCGCTGAGCGTAAAGTAGCGTTTTCCGAACCCTCTTGGTGCGCGCATCCGGCCTCCTTGAATGAATAGCGGAAGTATAGCACAGAGGGCGCCCGGAAGGGCCCGGTGTACAGGTTTCTTAGATGATTTAGGATAGTATGACCGAAAAGCATCGGGAGTAGGAAATGGTCATCGAAGAGGATCTCGCGGCGCTGTCCCAGCGCTTTCATCGTCACACGCTCTGCGGCATGCGGCTGCTTTGGCTGATGTCGCTGCCGCTGCTGCTCTGGCTCTTCGCCATGGCGGGGTTTACGGGGCTTGTCAACTTCAAGGTTGAATTGCACAGCGTCATTATGATGGGCGCCATTTTCCTGATCTGGCTCTTTTTCGCCCCGCACAACGCCTACTACGCCGCGTGCAAACTCCGCCGCGGTTTCGGCAGCATCCAGCGGGCATTGGCCGCCTTCATCAACAAGAACCTCCTCGCCGTCGCCGGGGTTGAGAAGGCGGACGCGACCCTGGACGACTTCCTGGCCGAGTCGGCGGGGACGATGCGCAACGAGAACTTCTCCTCCGTGGCCGCCGGGATCTTCCCGACGCTGGGGATCCTGGGGACCTTTATCAGTATCGCTATTTCCATGCCGGACTTCTCGGCCCAGACCTCCGAAGTGCTCGAGCAGGAGATCTCGCGGCTGCTCGGCGGGGTGGGGACGGCCTTCTACGTCTCCATCTACGGTATCTTCCTCTCCATCTGGTGGATCTTTTTCGAAAAGAGCGGCATCAGCCGTTTCGAACGGGACGTGGCGGAACTCCGCGAAGTAACACGCCCCTTCTTCTGGGAGAAAAAGGAGATCGAGCAGACCTATTACCGCAAGAGCCTGGCCCATTTCGAGAAGCTTGATACCCTCTATGACACGATGGCTTCGCGCGATTTTGTGGCGGAGGTGAACCGTACCCTGGAGCAGCGCCTGCATATTTTCGGCCAGATCATCGAGCGGGAGCAGCAGGCGGCGGAAGCGCTCGGGAAGCTGATGGCGCAGAGCGGTTCGCTGTTCGAACGCACGATGCAGGAGCAGACCGCCTCGGCGGAGGCGCTGCAGCGCGTCGGCCTGGGCGTGGAGCGTTTCGCGGCGCAGATGCGCGAAGAAGATGAACGGATGGAGCAGCGCCGGCAGAGCCTCTCAAGGGAGTACCAGCACGGCGTCACCGTCGCGGAGACCCTGGGTGGGGAGATCGCGCGGCTCAGCGAGGCGCTGGCCAACCTCAACGCCGGCAATGTCAAAGAGCTTTACAGCGGGGTGCTTGCCAACATCGAATCGATGAAACAGGAGATCGACCGGGTCGGCGTGCAGTTCGACGAGCATATCCGGGGCTTTGACGCGCAGTTTCTCGAAAAACTGCAGCGCACCCTGAAGCTGATCGATTCGGAGACGGCCCAGATCGTCGAGCAGATCGCCCGGCTGAACAAAAGCGACGGGGAGACGCGTTAAATATGCGGCGGCGGGACAACGGGGGACAGGAGCAGAATTTCTGGATCTCCTATGCCGACCTGATGGCGGGGCTGCTCTTCGTCTTTATCCTGCTGGTGGGGGCGATTGTCGTCAAGACGGTATTGATGCGCTCGGATCTTTTTGCGATCCGCGCGGACCTGCAGGCGCAGAAAACGGCGCTCGGGCTGAGCGAGAAGGCGCTTTCCGAGAAGAAGAAACGGCTGCGGGAGATCCAGGCGCTGCTGGCAGCCTCCCGGGAGGCGAACGCCCACCTGAGCATGGAGCTGGCTTTGCTGCAGAGCGAAGCGGAGGGGCTGCGCATCTCCGTGGACGATATGAACGCGACCCTGCATGAGCGGACAACCGCCCTGGCGCTGACCCGGGAGGAGATGGAGCAGCTCAAAGCCCTGCTGCTGGAGACGGAGACGCAGCGCGCTACCCTGCAAAGCGAGGCGGAGCGGCTCACGTCGGAGCTGGAGACGGCCGAGAAACAGCACACCGAAGATACGAACCTGATCAAGCTGCGCGATGACGAGATGGCGCAGCTGGAGAAGGCGCTGCTGCTCAAAAGCCGTGCCTACCAGAAGGTGGTGGAGGATCTGAACCTCACCCGCATCAAGATCAAGAACCTTACGGGGATCAAGGTCAAGGTTGTACAGCATCTCAAAGAGGAGCTGGGCGACTCCATCAGCATCGATCCCAAGAGCGGTTCGCTGCGTTTTGCGTCGAACGTGCTTTTCAACCAGGGGGAGGCGACGCTCAAACCCGAAGCGAAGCAGGAGTTGAGCCGGGTGCTGGGGCACTACATCGATGCCCTGCTCAGCGACAAGCAGATGCGCCGCTATATCGACCGGATCATTATCGAGGGGCATACGAACTCCGACGGCAGCTACCTTTTCAACCTGGAGCTCTCCCAGCAGCGGGCCTTGGCGGTGATGACCTTCCTTTACACTCAGTACCCGAAGAACCGGCAGCTCTTCAGGCAGTACCTCAGTGCCAGCGGCCGCAGCTTCACCGAGCCGGTGCTGGGCGCGGACGGCAAAGAGGACAAGCAGGCGTCGCGCCGTATCGAGATCAATTTCCGGATCAAGAACGAGGAGGCGGTGCGGGAGCTGATGAACTACCTCAACGCACAGGGGGACGGCGGTGCGTAACGAGGAGCTTCTGGTCCGGCCCGAAAAGCTCGAGGCCCTGCGCAAAGAGCTGACGTTGCAGGCCGAACGCCGCGAACGCGCACGCAAAATCCTCACGCCGACGCGGAAAAAGCCGTGGTGGCG is from Sulfurimonas sp. HSL-1656 and encodes:
- a CDS encoding MotA/TolQ/ExbB proton channel family protein; translation: MVIEEDLAALSQRFHRHTLCGMRLLWLMSLPLLLWLFAMAGFTGLVNFKVELHSVIMMGAIFLIWLFFAPHNAYYAACKLRRGFGSIQRALAAFINKNLLAVAGVEKADATLDDFLAESAGTMRNENFSSVAAGIFPTLGILGTFISIAISMPDFSAQTSEVLEQEISRLLGGVGTAFYVSIYGIFLSIWWIFFEKSGISRFERDVAELREVTRPFFWEKKEIEQTYYRKSLAHFEKLDTLYDTMASRDFVAEVNRTLEQRLHIFGQIIEREQQAAEALGKLMAQSGSLFERTMQEQTASAEALQRVGLGVERFAAQMREEDERMEQRRQSLSREYQHGVTVAETLGGEIARLSEALANLNAGNVKELYSGVLANIESMKQEIDRVGVQFDEHIRGFDAQFLEKLQRTLKLIDSETAQIVEQIARLNKSDGETR
- a CDS encoding OmpA family protein, which codes for MRRRDNGGQEQNFWISYADLMAGLLFVFILLVGAIVVKTVLMRSDLFAIRADLQAQKTALGLSEKALSEKKKRLREIQALLAASREANAHLSMELALLQSEAEGLRISVDDMNATLHERTTALALTREEMEQLKALLLETETQRATLQSEAERLTSELETAEKQHTEDTNLIKLRDDEMAQLEKALLLKSRAYQKVVEDLNLTRIKIKNLTGIKVKVVQHLKEELGDSISIDPKSGSLRFASNVLFNQGEATLKPEAKQELSRVLGHYIDALLSDKQMRRYIDRIIIEGHTNSDGSYLFNLELSQQRALAVMTFLYTQYPKNRQLFRQYLSASGRSFTEPVLGADGKEDKQASRRIEINFRIKNEEAVRELMNYLNAQGDGGA